A genome region from Polyangiaceae bacterium includes the following:
- a CDS encoding copper-binding protein — protein sequence MLVDSAKRSTSLVLAIATILLVVPAPACSRSQDQPSAARTAPSSAPSQTYSTRGKVRAIGERKDNITIAHEEIPNYMKAMTMMFEVERPEILNDVKVDDQISFTFSDRDGRLYVESITKTK from the coding sequence ATGCTCGTTGACTCTGCCAAACGCTCGACGTCTTTGGTCCTTGCAATTGCGACGATTCTTCTCGTCGTGCCCGCGCCAGCTTGCTCGCGATCGCAGGATCAGCCGAGCGCTGCGCGTACCGCACCCAGCAGCGCGCCAAGCCAAACGTACTCGACGCGCGGCAAAGTACGCGCGATCGGTGAACGCAAGGACAACATCACGATCGCCCATGAAGAGATCCCGAATTACATGAAGGCGATGACGATGATGTTCGAAGTAGAACGACCGGAGATTCTGAACGACGTGAAGGTCGACGATCAGATTTCGTTCACGTTCTCGGATCGCGACGGGCGGCTCTACGTCGAGTCGATCACCAAGACCAAGTGA
- a CDS encoding adenylate/guanylate cyclase domain-containing protein — protein MDQRQRALEEQIERGILESEKLRQTILAIVIACGMPFVYATLRMGTQWSGAFAADTFDRLVVATVVAGSGAVVYGLVTRQLIARLLARGQRMPRGVRFANSVFEAIYVTLFVLAFAWVVDPIFAFTSPPTYLYLIFVLLTILQLDFALSVFTGVASALAFVIAGLVEFSKTTTIPNPSVLISPVPLLVKGIIFILGGIMAGFVARELRRRMVHAIETMEEKNRAIEMFGTHVSPKVAEALLRSGGDFAGEQKFVCIMFLDIRNFTSFSERIPPKEVVAFLDVLFDPLVTIVNRHGGIVNKFLGDGFMAVFGAPVAEGNPCREAISAAIEIVAEVETMVSAGKIPPTKVGIGLHAGEAITGTVGAQSRKEYTVIGDTVNLASRIEQLTKKFGAQVLVSDAVWEHAAPMDVTAEALEKTEVKGREAPVQVYKIA, from the coding sequence ATGGACCAGCGCCAGCGAGCACTGGAGGAGCAGATCGAGCGGGGGATTCTCGAGTCGGAGAAGCTGCGACAAACCATTTTGGCAATCGTAATCGCGTGCGGGATGCCGTTCGTGTACGCGACGTTGCGCATGGGTACGCAATGGTCTGGCGCATTTGCTGCCGATACTTTTGACAGGCTCGTCGTGGCAACGGTGGTGGCGGGGTCGGGAGCCGTCGTTTACGGCCTCGTGACGCGGCAGTTGATTGCGCGACTGCTCGCTCGCGGCCAAAGAATGCCGCGCGGGGTGCGGTTCGCGAACAGCGTATTCGAGGCCATTTACGTGACCTTGTTCGTGCTCGCGTTCGCGTGGGTCGTGGATCCCATTTTCGCGTTTACGTCACCGCCGACGTACTTGTATCTCATTTTCGTGCTGCTGACGATTTTGCAATTGGATTTTGCATTATCTGTTTTTACGGGTGTTGCATCCGCATTGGCATTCGTCATTGCGGGTCTCGTTGAATTCTCGAAAACGACGACCATTCCGAACCCATCCGTATTGATTTCGCCCGTACCGCTTTTGGTCAAGGGAATTATCTTCATTCTGGGCGGGATCATGGCGGGATTCGTCGCGCGCGAGTTGCGACGGCGGATGGTGCATGCGATTGAAACGATGGAGGAGAAAAACCGGGCGATTGAAATGTTCGGCACGCATGTTTCTCCGAAAGTCGCCGAGGCACTATTACGCAGCGGAGGAGATTTTGCCGGCGAACAAAAGTTCGTTTGCATCATGTTTTTGGATATCCGCAATTTTACGAGTTTTTCAGAACGAATTCCACCCAAGGAAGTGGTCGCCTTTTTGGATGTGCTCTTCGACCCGCTCGTGACCATCGTGAATCGTCACGGAGGTATCGTGAACAAGTTCCTCGGGGACGGTTTCATGGCCGTTTTCGGGGCTCCGGTGGCCGAAGGCAATCCGTGTCGAGAGGCGATTTCGGCGGCCATCGAGATTGTCGCGGAGGTAGAAACCATGGTATCGGCGGGGAAGATTCCGCCCACCAAAGTAGGCATTGGTCTCCATGCGGGGGAAGCGATTACCGGCACCGTCGGAGCGCAATCGCGCAAGGAATACACCGTGATTGGCGATACGGTGAATCTCGCATCGCGCATCGAGCAATTGACGAAGAAATTCGGCGCGCAGGTGCTTGTGTCGGACGCCGTCTGGGAGCATGCCGCACCAATGGATGTGACGGCAGAAGCGCTGGAAAAGACCGAAGTGAAAGGTCGCGAAGCGCCCGTGCAAGTGTACAAGATTGCATAA
- a CDS encoding tetratricopeptide repeat protein: MNLQLVAYVFERAGHLFCLALAPSFLPPEPAPSAHSGIGAFMSATALALVVVAAFRLRSKVPSPKASVAAGLIAFAVAAAVVGGAVTRGEHAPLGRGIFVVAIPLWSGLALAVWVALGRYFDDRDKTKRLLAAIVTLGVGAAQLAASASWLFSVERMWWVTLVREGDTSRALVELTKSTAGARDVSAMRAIVDRCLGTNPTSCACLSKRSDLARKSRDFDAALADAQLAVSTCPADGGAQLALVAALVSKGDAARAEQTVRAALVQNGQDPRLHYALAVALEGQGRLPDAAAAAKQAADLGGGRDAELFAAALSIVGGDLDGASNLLKKLVAASPNDAEAHYNLALVADKKNDYNRAREGYLAALKADPTLANARYNLALLTFRRGVIEESRHHARKFAEISPGDPRIADLMRRLDGAKRPSP; this comes from the coding sequence ATGAATCTCCAACTCGTCGCTTACGTGTTCGAGCGGGCGGGGCACCTCTTCTGCCTCGCGCTCGCACCATCGTTTCTCCCACCGGAACCAGCGCCGTCCGCCCATTCAGGCATCGGCGCGTTCATGTCCGCGACGGCGCTCGCGCTCGTCGTCGTTGCAGCGTTTCGTTTGCGCTCAAAGGTTCCGTCGCCAAAAGCATCCGTTGCTGCCGGCCTCATCGCGTTCGCCGTTGCTGCAGCCGTTGTTGGTGGAGCCGTCACTCGAGGGGAACACGCACCACTAGGCCGAGGCATCTTCGTCGTGGCCATCCCGCTTTGGAGCGGCCTTGCGCTCGCCGTGTGGGTCGCTCTGGGCCGATACTTCGACGACCGTGACAAGACGAAACGCTTGCTCGCGGCCATCGTCACGCTTGGCGTAGGTGCGGCACAGCTCGCAGCGTCCGCCTCGTGGTTGTTCTCGGTCGAGCGCATGTGGTGGGTGACGTTGGTTCGCGAGGGCGATACGTCACGAGCGCTCGTCGAGCTGACGAAGTCGACTGCTGGTGCGCGCGACGTGTCGGCGATGCGAGCTATTGTCGATCGGTGTCTCGGGACAAACCCGACGAGTTGCGCGTGTCTGTCCAAACGGTCGGATCTTGCGAGAAAGTCACGGGATTTCGACGCTGCTCTTGCGGACGCGCAGTTGGCGGTTTCGACGTGTCCTGCCGATGGGGGCGCGCAGCTTGCCTTGGTCGCGGCGCTCGTGTCGAAAGGCGACGCAGCTCGAGCCGAGCAAACGGTGCGTGCAGCGCTTGTGCAGAACGGCCAAGACCCGCGGCTTCATTACGCGCTCGCTGTGGCGCTCGAAGGGCAGGGGCGGCTTCCGGACGCTGCTGCTGCGGCGAAGCAAGCAGCGGACCTTGGTGGAGGGCGCGATGCCGAGCTTTTTGCCGCTGCGCTTTCGATCGTCGGCGGTGACTTGGATGGTGCGAGCAACCTCCTGAAAAAGCTCGTAGCGGCGTCGCCGAACGATGCGGAAGCGCACTACAACTTGGCGCTCGTTGCGGACAAGAAAAACGACTACAACCGCGCGCGAGAAGGCTACTTGGCGGCGCTCAAAGCCGATCCGACGCTGGCGAATGCTCGTTACAACCTCGCGCTGCTCACGTTTCGTCGTGGCGTCATCGAAGAATCGCGCCATCACGCGCGCAAATTTGCCGAGATATCACCGGGCGATCCGCGCATCGCCGATCTGATGCGCCGGCTCGACGGAGCCAAACGCCCGAGCCCTTGA
- a CDS encoding MoxR family ATPase, which produces MDPHRLVASFLDGRARVGAEGSLTLGPRRSANLAGKLRRAYRWIVEQALVCPYLDLDLGEVKSLGRGEARIDLAGAGFASYVLLPLCNLATSQRLLFVGAPGRGKTTMATLMAALAGIPRDEIRRIVQHGHPQLTTADLLGSPLPSSLVKAEQASEVKVEWRKWIGKRVKIIDEYNRIPTKTQSALLSLLAEGYAESFEQVALAGKSAWFLTANDDAGGGTFQVIEALKDRIDLVVRAPPFHARSLDVLEERVSDPAAPEARVPTDVVFTAEELDQVEAEIRGIPVPAPVLDILGFFVGQLDFCRRASDVLEYRNKDTLHLAGKKVANVCNEDCPLDKNAHICTQTENGVSARALQAILLFAKAIAYFRGTMEVSVADVRLVLPFALFDKLRVNPQSPYFYKPETRVLLLDRSTWIQRLFDQSTTQYATYAPLREMVLALRKEAESAAQTLTTADIKRRIGKVQRTLEELLTRADLSGPIYDDLVLLKNVHENYQRRLAAAVRLEREQGSS; this is translated from the coding sequence ATGGATCCTCACCGCCTCGTCGCGTCGTTTCTCGATGGTCGTGCTCGCGTCGGTGCCGAAGGATCGCTCACGCTCGGACCTCGGCGCAGTGCGAACCTTGCGGGCAAGCTTCGTCGCGCGTACCGGTGGATCGTCGAACAAGCGCTCGTGTGTCCGTACCTCGATTTGGATCTGGGCGAGGTGAAGTCGCTCGGACGCGGGGAAGCTCGTATCGATCTCGCAGGAGCGGGCTTTGCGTCCTACGTGCTTTTGCCGCTTTGCAACTTGGCAACGTCGCAACGTTTGCTGTTTGTCGGGGCACCAGGACGCGGAAAAACCACGATGGCCACGCTCATGGCGGCGCTCGCCGGAATTCCTCGCGACGAGATTCGACGCATCGTGCAGCATGGTCATCCGCAACTCACGACGGCTGATCTATTGGGAAGTCCGCTTCCTTCGAGCCTCGTGAAGGCCGAACAAGCAAGCGAGGTCAAAGTCGAGTGGCGCAAGTGGATTGGCAAACGCGTCAAAATCATCGACGAATACAATCGCATTCCGACGAAAACACAGTCGGCGCTTTTGTCGCTGTTGGCGGAAGGTTACGCAGAGAGTTTCGAACAAGTGGCGCTTGCGGGTAAATCCGCATGGTTTCTCACGGCAAACGATGATGCAGGTGGAGGGACGTTTCAGGTCATCGAAGCCCTGAAAGATCGCATCGATCTCGTCGTGCGAGCGCCTCCGTTTCATGCGCGATCGCTCGATGTTCTCGAAGAGCGCGTGAGCGATCCTGCGGCGCCTGAAGCTCGAGTGCCCACCGATGTGGTGTTCACGGCGGAAGAGCTCGATCAAGTGGAAGCCGAAATTCGAGGCATCCCAGTGCCGGCGCCGGTGCTCGACATTCTTGGTTTTTTCGTGGGACAACTCGATTTCTGTCGCAGGGCTTCGGATGTGCTCGAATATCGCAACAAGGACACGCTCCACTTGGCGGGGAAAAAAGTTGCCAACGTGTGCAACGAAGATTGTCCGCTCGACAAGAACGCGCACATTTGTACGCAAACGGAAAATGGCGTTTCCGCGCGGGCTCTGCAAGCGATCTTGTTGTTTGCGAAAGCCATTGCGTATTTTCGTGGGACCATGGAAGTCAGCGTCGCCGACGTGCGACTCGTGCTCCCATTTGCCCTTTTCGACAAGCTTCGCGTGAATCCCCAAAGCCCATACTTTTACAAGCCTGAAACGCGCGTCTTGCTGCTCGATCGAAGCACGTGGATTCAGCGGCTCTTCGATCAATCGACCACGCAATATGCAACGTACGCTCCGCTTCGTGAAATGGTGCTTGCCCTGCGAAAAGAGGCAGAGAGTGCTGCGCAAACGCTGACGACGGCCGACATCAAACGGCGCATTGGAAAAGTGCAACGCACGCTTGAAGAATTGCTCACCCGAGCCGACCTTTCGGGGCCCATTTATGACGATCTCGTGCTCTTGAAAAACGTGCACGAAAATTACCAGCGCAGACTCGCAGCCGCCGTGCGCCTCGAACGTGAACAAGGTTCGTCATGA
- a CDS encoding metallophosphoesterase, whose translation MSSCLDVGSGRAARDLEIGRASHGGLRVEVERGLAAVRNIDEAELHLWASAPSVSFRIDPGTTGGGGVFRVRIENVLADAMLAATSGVTEPLAVEVIASPHPTERTWQFQLPAGEPVTLKLGAPDETLEKPWRFAVYADVQEAVESVQELYAKMNETPDIRFALISGDLTRRGSPEELDTFQAMMKSLVFPCYATLGNHELGTRDDLYHDYFGRGNYSFAFRSVQFTMLDSASATIDPLVYSQLDGWLDEGRDKLHVVTMHIAPIDPVGARNGSFASRNEATKLLTKLAAGGVDLTLYGHIHSYYAFENAGISAHISGGGGALPERMDGIGRHFLTVDVRPPGKIEQVGVIRVD comes from the coding sequence ATGTCATCGTGCCTCGACGTAGGATCGGGTCGTGCGGCGCGAGACTTGGAGATTGGGCGGGCGAGCCATGGGGGATTGCGCGTCGAAGTGGAGCGCGGGCTCGCAGCCGTACGAAACATCGACGAGGCCGAGCTGCATTTATGGGCGAGCGCCCCGAGCGTGTCGTTTCGAATAGATCCAGGGACGACGGGAGGGGGCGGCGTGTTTCGAGTGCGCATCGAAAACGTGCTCGCTGACGCAATGCTTGCCGCGACGTCGGGCGTAACCGAGCCGCTGGCAGTCGAGGTCATTGCGAGCCCACATCCGACGGAGCGAACATGGCAATTTCAGCTTCCGGCTGGCGAACCGGTCACGTTGAAGCTCGGAGCGCCCGACGAAACGCTCGAAAAACCGTGGCGATTTGCGGTTTATGCGGACGTGCAAGAAGCCGTGGAGAGCGTGCAGGAGCTTTATGCAAAAATGAATGAAACGCCGGACATTCGGTTCGCGCTCATCAGTGGTGATTTGACGCGTCGAGGTTCGCCGGAGGAGCTCGATACATTCCAAGCGATGATGAAGTCGCTCGTGTTTCCCTGCTATGCGACGCTGGGTAACCACGAGCTCGGCACGCGGGACGATCTCTATCACGATTATTTTGGCCGAGGGAATTATTCGTTCGCATTCCGTTCGGTGCAATTCACGATGCTCGATTCGGCCAGTGCGACGATCGACCCGCTCGTGTATTCGCAGCTCGACGGGTGGCTCGATGAAGGCCGCGACAAACTACACGTCGTGACGATGCACATTGCACCCATCGACCCGGTGGGCGCGCGAAATGGTTCGTTTGCGAGCCGTAACGAGGCGACGAAGTTGCTCACGAAGCTTGCAGCAGGTGGCGTGGATTTGACGCTGTATGGGCATATCCATTCGTATTACGCCTTCGAGAATGCGGGGATCTCAGCGCATATTTCGGGCGGTGGAGGGGCTTTGCCCGAGCGCATGGACGGGATTGGGCGGCATTTTCTCACGGTGGACGTGAGGCCGCCCGGGAAGATCGAACAAGTCGGCGTCATACGGGTCGATTGA
- a CDS encoding multicopper oxidase family protein encodes MTRTHTQSVLLGLVASAIGCSSPSEAPGQPDGWNASVRLQSARDKNADPHIFEADLTARVGSVEIIAGKPTPAWTYDGVLPGPFFRVTAGDKLIVHFQNDLPAPTTIHWHGLRIPAAMDGAPGHSQPEIMPGTSFEYEFVLPDPGLYWYHPHVDSAVQVGFGLYGAILVDDPNEPEDLGDELILVLSDIAVDEEGALEKPDSGGDFGTLFGREGNVLLVNGRRNPIIEARAGRRQRWRIVNAAKSRYYQLAMTDHSFMRIGGDGGRIESPIESSMLVLTPGERADVLVVPRGAPGTTLPVRWVPYDRGYGTTFNRPEEELFRIRFANEPAVTPEPLPKLSRTITPIDASAATNISLDLTQNDQNGQLAMGINGIPSWESTPITAKVGETQLFVVKNSMDFAHPFHLHGFFFQALDESGAPVHPMEWKDTIDVPVHSTKRFVVTYDNRPGMWMFHCHILDHADAGMMGMLHVEHDHMP; translated from the coding sequence ATGACAAGGACGCACACTCAGTCGGTGCTTCTCGGGCTGGTCGCGAGCGCAATCGGTTGCAGTAGCCCATCGGAAGCTCCCGGGCAACCCGACGGCTGGAACGCTTCCGTGCGACTGCAATCGGCGCGGGACAAGAACGCCGATCCGCATATCTTCGAAGCCGATCTGACCGCTCGCGTTGGAAGCGTCGAAATCATCGCAGGAAAGCCGACGCCCGCCTGGACCTACGACGGCGTGCTGCCAGGACCTTTTTTCCGCGTTACCGCTGGCGACAAGCTGATCGTTCATTTCCAAAACGACTTGCCCGCGCCAACGACCATCCACTGGCATGGATTGCGAATCCCTGCAGCAATGGACGGAGCGCCAGGCCATTCGCAACCGGAAATCATGCCAGGTACGTCTTTCGAGTACGAGTTTGTCTTGCCCGACCCGGGTTTGTATTGGTACCACCCGCATGTCGATTCGGCCGTTCAAGTCGGTTTCGGACTTTACGGCGCGATTCTCGTGGATGATCCGAACGAACCCGAAGATCTGGGCGACGAGCTGATCCTCGTGCTGTCCGACATCGCAGTCGACGAAGAAGGAGCGCTGGAAAAACCGGATTCAGGAGGAGATTTCGGAACGCTGTTCGGCCGAGAAGGCAATGTCCTGCTCGTCAACGGGCGACGCAATCCGATCATCGAAGCACGCGCCGGACGCCGTCAACGGTGGCGCATCGTAAATGCCGCCAAGAGCCGCTACTACCAGCTTGCCATGACCGACCACTCGTTCATGCGGATCGGAGGCGACGGCGGGCGAATCGAATCGCCCATCGAGTCGTCCATGCTGGTGCTCACGCCAGGCGAGCGAGCCGATGTGCTGGTCGTCCCGCGTGGCGCGCCGGGAACGACGCTTCCCGTGCGCTGGGTACCCTACGATCGCGGCTACGGAACGACGTTCAATCGGCCCGAGGAAGAGCTGTTTCGGATCCGCTTTGCCAATGAACCCGCGGTGACTCCAGAACCGCTGCCCAAGCTCTCTCGCACGATCACGCCGATCGATGCTTCAGCCGCGACAAACATTTCGCTCGACCTTACGCAGAACGATCAAAACGGACAGCTCGCGATGGGAATCAACGGGATCCCGTCGTGGGAAAGCACGCCGATCACGGCAAAAGTCGGTGAAACGCAACTGTTCGTCGTAAAAAACTCGATGGACTTCGCGCATCCATTTCACTTGCACGGCTTCTTTTTCCAAGCGCTCGACGAATCCGGCGCACCGGTCCATCCGATGGAGTGGAAAGACACGATCGACGTTCCCGTACACTCGACGAAAAGGTTCGTCGTGACGTACGACAATCGGCCCGGCATGTGGATGTTTCATTGCCACATCCTCGATCACGCCGACGCGGGGATGATGGGGATGCTGCACGTCGAGCACGACCACATGCCCTGA
- a CDS encoding collagen-like protein, which produces MSTRNTIKHLISASIAAGALLAGIPAAQAVPKTITHQGRLYDANNMPVTGTIEVTFKIYAGKDDVDSIWTETHSITFEEGYFSATLGEVTPFDQPTGPVFDGTARYMGITVGADTEMTPRAVVQSVPYAMIAGDVLGDIHPASITVNGNEIINSMGEWTGPSANIVGPEGPAGPTGPAGADGAVGPTGPTGATGPTGPTGVVSTTTVAGQIGAIAAGGGNAPWVFAGSTATVTVQPGQRITGSAVAVFGHGSNNTVPVSFSLCISAVPAGSPLDAFYTTNYPDGTILAQPTKTALSAAASIAPQNVPAGGANFKVGFCVKNKSTNNVTLGSNDYVNGWFIVTN; this is translated from the coding sequence ATGAGCACAAGGAACACGATCAAGCATCTCATTTCGGCTTCGATTGCTGCGGGCGCGTTGCTCGCTGGCATCCCCGCAGCGCAGGCCGTGCCGAAAACGATCACCCATCAAGGTCGGCTCTACGATGCGAACAACATGCCCGTCACGGGCACGATTGAAGTCACCTTCAAGATTTATGCGGGCAAGGATGACGTTGACTCGATATGGACGGAAACCCACTCCATAACGTTCGAGGAAGGGTATTTCTCGGCGACCTTGGGTGAGGTGACGCCCTTCGACCAACCCACGGGTCCCGTCTTCGATGGCACCGCTCGCTACATGGGAATCACCGTCGGCGCCGACACTGAAATGACTCCACGTGCCGTCGTTCAAAGCGTTCCCTACGCGATGATCGCAGGCGACGTGCTTGGCGACATTCATCCGGCGAGCATCACCGTCAACGGTAACGAGATCATCAACAGCATGGGCGAATGGACCGGTCCATCCGCGAACATCGTCGGACCGGAAGGCCCGGCGGGTCCCACGGGGCCCGCGGGCGCCGATGGCGCCGTGGGTCCAACCGGTCCAACGGGGGCGACCGGTCCGACCGGTCCGACCGGTGTCGTGTCAACCACGACCGTTGCAGGACAAATCGGCGCCATTGCTGCTGGTGGCGGCAACGCTCCGTGGGTATTTGCCGGCTCGACGGCGACGGTCACGGTGCAACCTGGTCAGCGCATCACGGGCTCGGCCGTGGCCGTGTTCGGTCATGGCAGCAACAACACCGTGCCTGTTTCGTTCAGCCTGTGCATCAGCGCCGTTCCCGCCGGTTCCCCGCTCGATGCGTTCTATACGACAAACTACCCGGACGGCACGATTCTCGCTCAGCCCACCAAAACCGCACTTTCCGCAGCAGCATCCATCGCGCCGCAAAACGTGCCCGCTGGTGGCGCGAACTTCAAAGTGGGCTTTTGCGTCAAGAACAAGTCCACCAACAACGTCACGCTCGGCTCCAACGATTACGTCAACGGTTGGTTCATTGTCACGAACTGA